A region from the Sandaracinus amylolyticus genome encodes:
- the mraZ gene encoding division/cell wall cluster transcriptional repressor MraZ has protein sequence MFRGQYAHAIDEKGRTSVPSRFREILAAQGESRLVITAGVDPCLVAYPMKEWIAFEERLSQLPRFDPSVAMIRRLYVSGAVEVELDKVGRLLIPQTLRELAELEREALWAGMGKHIELWSKERFAGLRAQVLADESAKQKMAERLAELGL, from the coding sequence TTGTTCCGAGGGCAATACGCGCATGCGATCGACGAGAAGGGGCGGACCTCCGTCCCCTCGCGCTTCCGCGAGATCCTCGCGGCGCAGGGCGAGTCGCGCCTCGTGATCACCGCCGGCGTCGACCCCTGCCTCGTCGCCTATCCGATGAAGGAGTGGATCGCGTTCGAGGAGCGGCTCTCGCAGCTTCCACGATTCGATCCGAGCGTCGCGATGATCCGCCGTCTCTACGTCTCGGGCGCGGTCGAGGTCGAGCTCGACAAGGTCGGTCGCCTGCTGATCCCGCAGACGCTGCGCGAGCTCGCCGAGCTCGAGCGCGAGGCGCTCTGGGCCGGCATGGGCAAGCACATCGAGCTGTGGTCGAAGGAGCGCTTCGCCGGTCTGCGCGCGCAGGTGCTCGCGGACGAGAGCGCGAAGCAGAAGATGGCCGAGCGCCTCGCGGAGCTGGGGCTGTGA